In Anaerolineales bacterium, one DNA window encodes the following:
- a CDS encoding vitamin K epoxide reductase family protein has translation MKKFRVLLNMLMLASILMVSPARAQTTNAVVHAVFFYSPSCGHCHYVIENTFPPLFERYGNQLEIVGVDVTTPEGQTLFLAALQKFGLDRSGVPFLVVGNIYLIGSAEIPEQFPILIETYLAQGGMDWPDIPGLRETLGLSPTAAPPTDLEPAATPQTVSPGLTLTDDATWQEKFARDPAGNSLAVIVLVFMLAAIAWAMNEFRKQPRKKGGAKHPVSWTWHIPALCLLGFGVAGYLAYVETAHVTAVCGPVGDCNTVQQSAYARLFGVLPIGVLGVIGYIAIALAWLAARYAKGTVSNWSAVSLLALSGGGTLFSVYLTFLEPFVIGATCAWCITSAILITMVMLLSIRPARAAMESLRWI, from the coding sequence GTGAAAAAATTCCGCGTCCTGCTGAACATGCTCATGCTTGCCAGCATCCTGATGGTTTCCCCCGCCCGGGCGCAAACGACAAACGCCGTGGTGCACGCCGTATTCTTCTACTCCCCCAGCTGCGGGCATTGTCATTACGTGATCGAGAATACCTTTCCGCCGTTATTCGAAAGATACGGCAACCAGCTGGAGATCGTCGGCGTGGACGTCACCACGCCCGAGGGGCAGACCCTCTTCCTCGCGGCGCTGCAAAAATTCGGTCTGGATCGAAGCGGGGTGCCCTTCCTCGTCGTCGGAAATATTTATCTGATCGGCTCTGCCGAAATCCCCGAACAATTCCCGATCCTGATCGAGACCTATCTGGCGCAGGGCGGTATGGACTGGCCCGACATCCCGGGACTGCGCGAAACGCTGGGACTTTCCCCGACCGCCGCGCCTCCAACCGACCTTGAACCTGCCGCCACACCCCAAACCGTTTCCCCCGGCCTGACCTTGACGGACGACGCGACCTGGCAGGAAAAATTTGCCCGCGACCCGGCCGGCAACTCGCTGGCAGTGATCGTGCTGGTTTTCATGCTGGCGGCAATCGCCTGGGCCATGAACGAATTCCGAAAACAACCGCGGAAAAAAGGCGGCGCCAAACATCCCGTTTCGTGGACATGGCACATCCCCGCCTTGTGCCTGCTCGGGTTTGGCGTGGCCGGCTATCTCGCGTATGTGGAGACCGCCCACGTGACCGCCGTGTGCGGACCGGTGGGAGACTGCAACACCGTGCAACAGAGCGCGTACGCACGCCTGTTCGGGGTGCTGCCCATCGGCGTGCTGGGAGTGATTGGCTACATCGCCATCGCCCTCGCCTGGCTGGCCGCCCGCTACGCAAAAGGGACTGTATCCAACTGGTCTGCCGTCTCCCTGCTTGCCCTGAGCGGCGGCGGGACGCTCTTCTCGGTCTACCTGACCTTCCTTGAGCCCTTCGTCATCGGCGCCACCTGCGCATGGTGCATCACTTCCGCGATATTGATCACCATGGTCATGCTGTTATCCATCCGCCCGGCCAGGGCCGCGATGGAATCCCTGCGTTGGATATAA
- a CDS encoding cytochrome c3 family protein, with amino-acid sequence MAPLEPWEKAIVDAEKFLQTEHGKMTCIECHAGVNVSVKDEAHVDLIAAPSEQSDIYCAECHEEQVAVYPNALHNTQTGYWTTINARNGNVPEDHPALNEMFGNHCASCHTSCGECHVSQPKNVGGGLFSGHVFEKTPPMTRSCTACHGSRVGNEYLGKNEGFPGDVHFREARMNCVKCHTGEALHGDPSIAPDHRLSGAEDPKCSDCHADAASGADGIEMHTYHGDGTTISCQVCHSISYTSCDGCHVAISEKTGNPFFETQATYMTFFIGKNPIQSEDRPYRYVPVRHVPIAPTSYQFYGENLLSNFDALPTWVYATPHNIQRNTPQNASCEACHGNPDIFLTADKVKESELSANLKVIVQALPARLDLIFAAMPQPADHADLASTACMACHADGIRNAPVFPQNHVEFNNDSCSGCHKLP; translated from the coding sequence GTGGCTCCGTTGGAGCCATGGGAGAAAGCCATTGTCGATGCGGAGAAATTCCTGCAGACTGAACACGGCAAAATGACGTGCATCGAATGCCATGCCGGCGTGAATGTATCCGTCAAGGACGAGGCGCATGTGGACTTAATTGCCGCCCCAAGCGAACAATCCGACATTTATTGTGCGGAGTGCCATGAAGAGCAGGTTGCCGTGTACCCGAATGCCCTGCACAATACCCAGACTGGTTATTGGACGACGATCAATGCCCGCAACGGCAATGTGCCGGAAGACCACCCCGCATTGAACGAAATGTTTGGAAATCACTGCGCTTCGTGTCATACGAGTTGCGGCGAGTGCCACGTCAGCCAGCCGAAGAACGTGGGCGGCGGTTTGTTCAGCGGTCATGTGTTCGAGAAGACCCCGCCAATGACGCGCTCGTGCACGGCTTGTCATGGCAGCCGCGTGGGCAATGAGTATCTTGGGAAGAACGAAGGCTTCCCCGGCGATGTGCATTTCCGCGAGGCGCGTATGAACTGCGTGAAGTGCCACACGGGTGAGGCTCTGCACGGCGACCCGTCCATTGCACCCGATCACCGCTTGAGCGGCGCGGAAGACCCGAAATGCAGCGACTGCCATGCGGATGCAGCGAGCGGTGCGGATGGGATCGAGATGCATACCTATCACGGCGATGGCACGACGATTTCCTGCCAGGTCTGCCACTCGATCAGTTACACCAGTTGCGACGGCTGTCACGTGGCGATCAGCGAGAAAACGGGCAATCCCTTCTTCGAGACGCAGGCGACCTACATGACGTTCTTCATCGGGAAGAATCCGATCCAAAGCGAAGACCGACCGTATCGGTATGTCCCTGTCCGCCATGTGCCGATCGCGCCGACCAGTTATCAGTTCTACGGCGAGAACCTGCTGTCGAACTTCGACGCCCTGCCGACCTGGGTGTATGCCACGCCGCATAACATCCAGCGGAACACGCCTCAGAACGCCTCCTGCGAAGCCTGCCACGGCAACCCGGACATTTTCCTCACCGCCGACAAAGTGAAGGAATCCGAGTTGTCCGCGAATTTGAAAGTGATCGTGCAGGCTCTACCCGCCCGGCTGGACCTGATCTTTGCCGCCATGCCCCAGCCCGCCGATCATGCCGACCTCGCCTCAACCGCGTGCATGGCTTGTCATGCCGACGGCATACGGAACGCCCCTGTGTTCCCGCAGAACCATGTGGAATTCAACAACGATAGTTGTTCTGGATGTCACAAGCTGCCCTGA
- a CDS encoding rhodanese-like domain-containing protein — translation MFKKFQLPLALFLALSLILSACGAPAPVAEPIVEAPVEEPAAPVVEEPEMGMAQMFAGFITNLPAEQKFYSVTAADLNQMLAENAPFIVDVRQASELEANGYIEGSIHVEIRELLKNLDKLPGKDAKIVVVCASGHRGGYAMVALRLLGYTDVFNLNGGMGAWKKAEFAVVEGMPEAAASISTPDVDAIRLAYFDKYLSNLDPAAGFGSVKNDGLNTELVEGKELFLLDVRRQAEWDENGYIDGAVLVPLNSLPASLDQLPADKDAAIVVICATGHRGTPAQMYLQELGYTNVRNLNGGMNGWKGAGFPVVGVVDWPAVFSDFITNLPAEQKFYSVTAADLNQMLAENAPFIVDVRQASELEANGYIEGSIHVEIRELLKNLDKLPGKDAKIVVVCASGHRGGYAMVALRLLGYTDVFNLNGGMGAWKKAEFAVVEGMPEAAASISTPDVDAIRLAYFDKYLSNLDPAAGFGSVKNDGLNTELVEGKELFLLDVRRQAEWDENGYIDGAVLVPLNSLPASLDQLPADKDAAIVVICATGHRGTPAQMYLQELGYTNVRNLNGGMNGWIGAELPIVK, via the coding sequence ATGTTCAAGAAGTTCCAATTACCCCTCGCACTATTCCTTGCGCTCAGCCTGATCCTGAGTGCATGTGGTGCGCCCGCCCCGGTTGCCGAACCCATTGTGGAAGCGCCGGTGGAAGAACCCGCAGCCCCGGTCGTTGAGGAGCCTGAAATGGGCATGGCGCAGATGTTCGCCGGCTTCATCACGAACCTGCCCGCCGAACAGAAATTCTACTCGGTGACCGCCGCCGACCTGAACCAGATGCTGGCAGAGAATGCGCCCTTCATCGTGGATGTGCGCCAGGCATCCGAACTCGAAGCGAATGGCTACATCGAAGGTTCGATCCATGTGGAGATCCGCGAACTGCTGAAGAACCTGGACAAACTGCCCGGCAAGGATGCGAAGATCGTGGTGGTGTGTGCGTCCGGTCACCGCGGCGGTTATGCCATGGTTGCCCTGCGCCTGCTTGGTTACACCGACGTCTTCAACCTGAACGGCGGCATGGGTGCATGGAAAAAAGCCGAATTCGCCGTGGTGGAAGGCATGCCCGAAGCCGCCGCATCCATCAGCACGCCGGATGTGGACGCCATCCGCCTCGCCTACTTCGACAAGTACCTGAGCAATCTCGACCCGGCCGCCGGTTTTGGCTCCGTCAAGAACGATGGATTGAACACCGAACTGGTGGAAGGCAAGGAACTCTTCCTGCTCGATGTCCGCCGCCAGGCGGAATGGGACGAGAACGGCTACATTGACGGCGCGGTGCTGGTTCCGCTCAACAGCCTGCCCGCCAGCCTCGATCAATTGCCCGCTGACAAGGACGCTGCAATTGTGGTCATCTGTGCGACCGGTCACCGCGGCACGCCCGCCCAGATGTACTTGCAGGAATTGGGCTACACCAATGTCCGCAACCTGAACGGCGGTATGAACGGCTGGAAAGGCGCCGGCTTCCCGGTCGTCGGTGTTGTTGACTGGCCCGCCGTCTTTTCTGACTTCATCACGAACCTGCCCGCCGAACAGAAATTCTACTCGGTGACCGCCGCCGACCTGAACCAGATGCTGGCAGAGAATGCGCCCTTCATCGTGGATGTGCGCCAGGCATCCGAACTCGAAGCGAATGGCTACATCGAAGGTTCGATCCATGTGGAGATCCGCGAACTGCTGAAGAACCTGGACAAACTGCCCGGCAAGGATGCGAAGATCGTGGTGGTGTGTGCGTCCGGTCACCGCGGCGGTTATGCCATGGTTGCCCTGCGCCTGCTTGGTTACACCGACGTCTTCAACCTGAACGGCGGCATGGGTGCATGGAAAAAAGCCGAATTCGCCGTGGTGGAAGGCATGCCCGAAGCCGCCGCATCCATCAGCACGCCGGATGTGGACGCCATCCGCCTCGCGTACTTCGACAAGTACCTGAGCAATCTCGACCCGGCCGCCGGTTTTGGCTCCGTCAAGAACGATGGATTGAACACCGAACTGGTGGAAGGCAAGGAACTCTTCCTGCTCGATGTCCGCCGCCAGGCGGAATGGGACGAGAACGGCTACATTGACGGCGCGGTGCTGGTTCCGCTCAACAGCCTGCCCGCCAGCCTCGATCAATTGCCCGCTGACAAGGACGCTGCAATTGTGGTCATCTGCGCGACCGGTCACCGCGGCACGCCCGCCCAGATGTACTTGCAGGAATTGGGCTACACCAATGTCCGCAACCTGAACGGCGGCATGAACGGCTGGATTGGGGCTGAACTGCCGATCGTCAAGTAA
- a CDS encoding LysR family transcriptional regulator — protein sequence MVELSTLRVFLAAAEEKNFSHAAKRLHISQSAVSQNIQSMEKAYGVELFIRRGRSVELSEAGQSILPMAREVLRAARMMEDGFQEIHHQVGGELLIGCSTSAGKYLLPVLLSDFQHEYPAVHPRVRVIGRDGVYERLLDQSIPMGVSSKFFEHRDLECLPLFDDRIYLIVPSDHPWAEYGQATPDDLLDQHIIMREEMSGTCETVQQSLKNFDITPDMLNVTMELGNPEAIEMAVERGVGIAFVSEMVAARGLAFGRIKKVELQGLDLRRTVYIARNLHHPFTRAQSLFWDFAQSRRGQLNSEIWDSLVNYAVAV from the coding sequence ATGGTTGAGTTATCCACTTTGCGGGTCTTTCTCGCCGCTGCGGAGGAAAAGAATTTTAGCCATGCGGCAAAGCGGTTGCACATATCGCAATCTGCCGTCAGCCAGAACATCCAGTCCATGGAGAAGGCGTACGGCGTGGAGTTGTTCATCCGCCGCGGACGTTCGGTGGAGTTGAGCGAGGCGGGGCAGTCCATCCTGCCGATGGCGCGGGAGGTCCTGCGCGCCGCGCGCATGATGGAGGACGGCTTTCAAGAGATCCATCACCAGGTCGGCGGGGAGTTGCTGATCGGCTGTTCCACATCGGCGGGGAAGTATCTATTGCCCGTCCTGCTCTCGGATTTTCAACATGAGTATCCCGCCGTACATCCGCGGGTGCGGGTAATCGGGCGGGACGGTGTGTATGAGCGCCTGCTGGACCAGAGTATTCCCATGGGGGTCTCCAGTAAATTCTTCGAGCATCGAGACCTGGAATGCCTGCCGCTGTTCGATGACCGTATTTACCTGATCGTGCCTTCGGATCATCCCTGGGCGGAATATGGGCAAGCCACCCCGGACGACCTGCTGGACCAGCACATCATCATGCGCGAGGAAATGTCCGGCACCTGTGAAACCGTACAGCAAAGTTTGAAGAATTTCGACATCACCCCCGACATGCTCAACGTGACGATGGAACTCGGCAACCCCGAAGCCATCGAAATGGCTGTGGAACGCGGCGTGGGGATTGCTTTCGTCTCGGAAATGGTGGCGGCGCGCGGACTTGCCTTCGGGCGCATCAAGAAAGTGGAATTGCAGGGACTCGACTTGCGCCGCACGGTGTATATCGCCCGTAATTTGCACCATCCCTTCACGCGGGCGCAGTCCCTGTTCTGGGATTTTGCACAGTCCCGCCGCGGGCAGTTGAATTCGGAGATTTGGGACAGCCTGGTCAATTACGCAGTTGCGGTTTGA
- a CDS encoding metal-dependent transcriptional regulator, translated as MNSKPMSESTEMYLKAIVELGDRDAVAIARLAERLSVTPVSANEMMQRLGEQGLVLHKPYKGVTLTKKGRGVAGNVLRRQRLWERFLYDQLNIEWAQVYEFACSLEHATAPDVTEALAAFLDHPQTCPRGNPIPAADGSFEPLDGITLNEVEVGATVRVLAVNATATDVLKYLQERDILPEREIEVMEAAPMQGPLTLKVAGKEVALGLSLAEFVIVKPKK; from the coding sequence ATGAATTCCAAGCCAATGAGCGAAAGCACGGAGATGTATCTCAAAGCCATTGTGGAGCTGGGCGACCGCGATGCGGTGGCGATCGCGCGCCTTGCCGAGCGTTTGAGCGTGACGCCTGTTTCCGCAAATGAGATGATGCAGCGGCTGGGGGAGCAGGGATTGGTTTTGCACAAGCCATACAAAGGCGTGACCTTGACGAAGAAGGGGCGCGGGGTTGCGGGGAATGTGCTGCGCAGGCAAAGGTTGTGGGAGCGTTTTTTGTACGACCAATTGAACATCGAGTGGGCGCAGGTGTATGAATTTGCATGTTCGCTGGAACATGCCACTGCGCCGGATGTGACCGAGGCGCTGGCAGCGTTTCTGGATCACCCTCAGACCTGCCCGCGTGGAAACCCGATCCCCGCCGCGGATGGATCGTTCGAGCCGCTGGACGGAATTACGCTGAACGAAGTGGAAGTCGGCGCGACGGTGCGCGTATTGGCGGTCAACGCCACGGCAACGGACGTGCTGAAATATTTGCAGGAGCGGGACATCCTGCCTGAGCGCGAAATCGAGGTGATGGAAGCCGCGCCGATGCAAGGTCCGTTGACATTAAAGGTGGCGGGGAAGGAAGTGGCATTGGGGCTGTCACTGGCTGAATTTGTGATTGTGAAACCCAAAAAATAA
- a CDS encoding FeoA family protein, with product MAESILLHLLRPGQRGTISKVNGAKALRRRFVEMGIVKGETILIERDAPLGDPVAYFIKGYHLALRREEAAHIEVLLHEGAGD from the coding sequence ATGGCTGAATCAATTCTACTTCACCTGCTGCGACCCGGCCAGCGCGGGACGATCTCGAAAGTTAACGGCGCGAAGGCGCTGCGCCGCCGCTTCGTGGAAATGGGCATCGTCAAAGGTGAGACCATTCTGATCGAGCGCGACGCTCCGCTGGGCGATCCGGTGGCGTATTTCATCAAAGGCTATCATCTTGCATTGCGCAGGGAGGAAGCCGCCCATATCGAAGTCCTTTTGCACGAGGGCGCCGGTGACTGA
- a CDS encoding FeoB small GTPase domain-containing protein, with product MTDLTIALAGNPNAGKTTIFNALTGLSQHTGNWPGKTVEKKEGRIKVGEMFVNVVDLPGTYSLTAYSPEEIIARDFIIEGRPDVVINVVDATNLERNLYLTVQLLELDVPVVMALNMTDELQRDGSKINLDHLSRFLGDIPIVSTTANRDMGIRELMSKAVRAAEQ from the coding sequence GTGACTGATTTGACCATCGCGCTGGCTGGCAATCCGAACGCCGGCAAGACCACCATCTTCAATGCGCTGACAGGGTTATCCCAGCATACGGGGAACTGGCCCGGCAAAACGGTCGAAAAAAAGGAGGGCAGGATCAAGGTCGGGGAAATGTTCGTCAACGTCGTGGACCTGCCCGGCACGTACAGCCTGACCGCGTATTCCCCCGAAGAGATCATCGCGCGCGATTTCATCATCGAGGGCCGCCCCGATGTGGTCATCAACGTGGTGGATGCGACCAATCTCGAACGCAACTTGTATCTCACCGTGCAATTGCTCGAACTGGATGTCCCTGTGGTGATGGCGCTCAACATGACCGATGAACTGCAAAGGGATGGCTCGAAAATCAATCTCGATCATCTCTCGCGATTCCTTGGCGACATTCCCATCGTATCCACAACGGCGAACCGCGACATGGGGATTCGTGAATTGATGTCCAAAGCGGTCAGGGCGGCAGAGCAATGA
- the feoB gene encoding ferrous iron transport protein B: MATTLFRLDYGGKLEREITHIIESFSEFQIDTARYPQRWLALKLLEADAEVLDILRRMPNGGKVISLAEGSAEKLKSMLGDDVDILIADRRYGFINGIVRQSLHRPHMDRITLTDRIDDIVTHKWLGLPIFFAMMYVMFRLVIDVSAPFLDWTDSVITGPIAGWFSHLLVLLSAPAWMHSLVVEAIIGGVGGVLVFVPGLLILYFFLALLEDSGYMSRAAFVMDRFMRVVGLHGKSFIPMILGFGCAVPAIYATRTIASWRDRVLTALLVPLMSCSARLPVYVVFGLAFFGARAGTVIWAMYALGIVVAMLAGMVFTRTILKPDSSSAFVLELPPYRQPALRSVLIHMWENTREFVRKAGTVILAASLVLWILLNFPSGVEDKRDSYFGQVSGAIAPVFTPLGFGDWQTSGALVTGFMAKEIVVSTLSQIYINADVGEEVPEPTTFGEDLVGIGLGFVDATVNSGKILLSIIPGVNMVDEEAETQDTTLSRALRNHFTPLSATALLVFVLLYVPCVATLGVIKHEFGASWAVTSAVYQTAVAWLAAFLLYQAGRLLGFG; encoded by the coding sequence ATGGCAACAACCCTCTTTCGGCTTGATTACGGCGGCAAGCTCGAACGCGAGATCACGCACATCATCGAATCGTTTTCCGAATTTCAAATCGATACTGCACGTTATCCCCAACGCTGGCTGGCGCTAAAACTGCTGGAAGCCGACGCCGAAGTGCTGGATATCCTGCGCAGGATGCCGAACGGCGGAAAGGTCATTTCGCTTGCCGAAGGAAGCGCGGAGAAACTCAAATCCATGCTGGGCGATGATGTGGACATCCTGATCGCGGACCGCCGCTACGGCTTCATCAACGGCATCGTGCGCCAGTCCCTGCACCGCCCGCACATGGACCGCATCACGCTGACCGACCGCATCGACGACATCGTCACGCACAAGTGGCTGGGCCTGCCGATCTTCTTCGCCATGATGTATGTGATGTTCCGACTCGTGATCGACGTCTCTGCGCCGTTTTTGGACTGGACGGACTCAGTCATCACCGGTCCGATTGCGGGATGGTTCTCGCATCTTCTCGTCCTTTTATCTGCTCCCGCGTGGATGCATTCCCTCGTCGTGGAGGCAATCATCGGCGGAGTCGGAGGCGTACTTGTTTTTGTCCCGGGTTTGCTGATCCTGTACTTTTTCCTTGCCCTGCTCGAGGATTCGGGCTACATGTCCCGCGCAGCTTTCGTGATGGACCGCTTCATGCGCGTGGTAGGGTTGCACGGTAAATCGTTCATCCCGATGATTCTCGGTTTTGGGTGCGCTGTCCCTGCCATCTACGCAACGCGGACGATTGCCAGCTGGCGTGACCGCGTGCTGACAGCACTGCTCGTTCCGCTCATGTCATGTTCGGCGCGTCTGCCCGTGTACGTGGTCTTTGGCCTTGCCTTCTTCGGCGCGCGCGCAGGGACGGTCATCTGGGCGATGTACGCGCTGGGCATCGTCGTGGCGATGCTGGCGGGCATGGTCTTCACACGAACAATTCTGAAGCCCGATTCGTCTTCTGCTTTTGTGCTGGAATTACCGCCATACCGCCAGCCCGCCTTGAGGAGCGTGCTGATCCACATGTGGGAGAACACGCGTGAATTCGTCCGCAAGGCAGGGACGGTGATCCTGGCGGCGTCCCTGGTATTGTGGATTCTGCTTAACTTCCCCTCGGGTGTGGAGGACAAACGCGATTCATACTTTGGACAGGTGAGCGGCGCGATTGCACCTGTTTTTACTCCGCTCGGATTTGGCGACTGGCAGACCAGCGGTGCATTGGTGACGGGTTTCATGGCGAAGGAGATCGTGGTCAGTACGTTGAGCCAGATCTATATCAACGCAGATGTTGGCGAAGAAGTCCCCGAGCCGACTACTTTTGGTGAAGACCTGGTGGGCATCGGTTTGGGCTTTGTGGACGCGACCGTGAATTCAGGCAAGATTCTGCTGAGCATCATCCCCGGCGTGAATATGGTGGATGAGGAAGCCGAAACACAGGATACCACCCTGAGCCGCGCCCTGCGCAACCACTTCACACCGTTGAGCGCAACTGCCCTGCTGGTCTTTGTCCTCTTGTATGTGCCGTGCGTCGCCACGCTGGGCGTGATCAAGCATGAATTTGGGGCATCCTGGGCGGTGACTTCGGCTGTGTATCAGACTGCGGTGGCGTGGCTGGCGGCATTCCTGCTATATCAGGCTGGGCGGCTTTTGGGGTTTGGATAA
- a CDS encoding FeoC-like transcriptional regulator → MLTQLLFLLEGKSDGLSLFEISRLVKAQPTAVQSMLELLVRKGRLVEVGPDGRVCAACGLESNCQLLAVKGKRYMVNG, encoded by the coding sequence ATGCTGACACAATTGCTTTTCCTTCTTGAAGGCAAATCCGACGGCTTGAGTCTGTTTGAGATCAGCCGTCTGGTGAAGGCCCAGCCCACGGCGGTGCAATCCATGTTGGAGTTGCTGGTGCGGAAGGGCAGGCTGGTGGAGGTCGGCCCGGATGGGAGGGTTTGTGCAGCGTGCGGGTTGGAATCCAACTGTCAATTGCTGGCGGTGAAGGGGAAGCGGTACATGGTCAACGGGTAA
- a CDS encoding CBS domain-containing protein produces the protein MPTVRDMIRKKGGEVFSILPDASVYDALAVMAKHNTGALMVVRGNKVEGILSERDCVRKVDLEGKTAKTIQVSEIMTTKVIYVEAGQELEECMALMIDKNIRHLPVFDGKELLGLISVRDVLKEVVDVQKFMISQLEHYITGGGR, from the coding sequence ATGCCCACAGTACGCGATATGATCCGTAAAAAGGGAGGCGAGGTTTTTTCCATCCTCCCCGATGCAAGCGTTTATGATGCGCTGGCCGTCATGGCGAAACATAATACCGGCGCCTTGATGGTGGTAAGGGGTAATAAAGTGGAGGGCATCCTTTCCGAGCGGGATTGTGTGCGCAAGGTGGACCTGGAAGGCAAGACTGCCAAAACCATACAGGTCAGTGAGATCATGACGACGAAAGTGATCTATGTGGAGGCGGGGCAGGAGTTGGAGGAATGCATGGCATTGATGATCGACAAGAATATCCGCCACCTGCCTGTCTTTGACGGCAAGGAATTGCTGGGCTTGATCTCTGTGCGCGATGTACTAAAGGAAGTGGTGGATGTGCAGAAATTCATGATCTCGCAGTTGGAACATTACATTACGGGCGGCGGACGGTAG
- a CDS encoding PQQ-binding-like beta-propeller repeat protein, with amino-acid sequence MSRKIIPFIVAFVLSCLVMVVAGVFAFSGAVTAEKFGSDVIWTKPYATAESMKVIDLTGDKQDDLFIQNTSDVSVYDGNGNALFSFPYSSAKSTLADVNGDGVEDIVVFHNGRGMSVDVISKGRVTTLVEGLSIGLPSRVAVIRFASGPQIVLGDTSGKILALGLDGNPLWEARVGSNEIRGMDDARIGGQFHVAVATNDGSIAVYNAQGREVWRTSQEQLRRMRAFDLNGDGDSEIITGGEYGAFRIYNAADGTILFEKSLGQAVSEVREVELDGDPSSREIIAGGKDGGVWAFSFDGATATQMWSGSLSDKVTEISGLDIDEDGKQEAVIGDDSGVVAIFTDSGGRNNLPKHSSGITRIDIGRLGSDRHVVIADYDEVRVNKINFSSIPGFQYTPLIVGLLVSAIILVIAAILASIPPKPEMKVSFKDKSRESLDAERRMLKEHIADVERLRKSGEMSGDAYLARLKRLRGDLAENEAAFREAGFQVKVETFNCPNCGGTLELGMDKCEYCGQVLLS; translated from the coding sequence ATGAGTCGCAAAATCATTCCCTTCATTGTTGCATTCGTGCTTTCCTGCCTCGTCATGGTCGTGGCAGGCGTGTTCGCCTTCAGCGGTGCAGTCACCGCCGAAAAATTCGGCAGCGACGTGATTTGGACGAAACCCTATGCCACCGCCGAAAGCATGAAGGTCATCGACCTGACGGGCGATAAGCAGGACGATCTCTTCATTCAAAACACCAGCGATGTCTCGGTCTATGACGGGAACGGAAACGCCCTTTTTAGTTTCCCCTATTCCTCTGCAAAATCAACGCTCGCTGATGTGAACGGCGACGGCGTGGAGGATATCGTCGTCTTTCACAATGGCAGGGGCATGTCTGTGGATGTGATCTCAAAGGGACGCGTGACGACTCTGGTGGAGGGCCTCAGCATCGGCTTGCCTTCACGTGTGGCGGTCATCCGCTTCGCCTCCGGACCTCAGATTGTGCTCGGCGATACGAGCGGTAAAATCCTTGCCCTGGGCCTGGACGGAAACCCGCTCTGGGAAGCCCGGGTCGGGTCGAACGAGATCCGCGGCATGGACGATGCCCGCATTGGCGGACAGTTCCATGTGGCAGTTGCCACCAATGACGGCTCCATCGCCGTGTACAACGCGCAAGGCAGGGAAGTCTGGCGAACATCACAGGAACAACTGCGCCGTATGCGCGCCTTCGACCTGAACGGCGACGGGGACAGCGAGATCATCACCGGCGGCGAATACGGCGCGTTCAGAATCTACAACGCTGCCGATGGAACCATCCTCTTTGAAAAATCACTTGGACAAGCCGTCAGCGAAGTCCGCGAAGTGGAATTGGACGGCGACCCATCCTCACGCGAGATCATCGCCGGCGGAAAAGACGGCGGCGTGTGGGCATTCTCATTTGACGGAGCAACTGCCACCCAAATGTGGAGCGGTTCGTTATCCGATAAAGTGACCGAGATCTCAGGCCTGGACATTGACGAAGACGGCAAGCAGGAAGCGGTCATCGGCGATGACTCGGGCGTTGTGGCGATCTTCACCGACAGCGGCGGCCGCAACAACCTGCCCAAACATTCGAGCGGCATCACCCGCATTGATATCGGCAGGCTCGGCAGCGACCGCCATGTGGTCATTGCGGACTATGACGAAGTGCGGGTCAACAAGATCAATTTCAGTTCAATTCCCGGCTTCCAATACACGCCATTGATCGTCGGGTTGCTGGTCTCTGCGATCATTCTGGTCATCGCTGCGATCCTGGCGTCCATCCCGCCGAAACCTGAGATGAAAGTCTCCTTCAAGGATAAAAGCCGCGAAAGCCTGGACGCCGAACGGCGCATGCTGAAGGAACACATCGCGGACGTGGAACGCCTGCGCAAATCCGGTGAGATGAGCGGTGACGCCTATCTCGCCCGCCTCAAACGCCTGCGCGGCGACCTCGCGGAGAATGAAGCCGCATTCAGGGAGGCCGGCTTCCAGGTCAAAGTCGAGACCTTTAACTGCCCGAACTGCGGCGGCACGCTGGAACTTGGCATGGATAAATGTGAATATTGCGGGCAGGTGCTGTTGTCGTAG